CGGGCCATCGGCGAGTCGCCGATGTTGACCGCATCGGCGCCGGCGGCGCGGCAAAGACGCGCCCCGTCGATGATCTTGGCCGGATTGGTGCCCTTCGGCGGATCGAGTTCGACCGACACCTGAAAGCGGCGTCCGAGGTCAGAGGCGAATCGCGACTTGCTGCGCGCGGTCGCGCCCGCCGCGGACCGTTCGGCCGGCGGCGTTGAGACGAATGTCACCGATTTAGGGCCCGCGGCGGCCGGCCTCCAGCCGGCGAGGACATCGCGCATCGCGGCGATGTGGTCCGGGGTGGTGCCGCAGCAGCCGCCGATTAAACGCACCCCCTGCGCCAGAAATGCCCCGGCGATTCCGGCAAAGTAGGCCGGATGCGACGGATAAACAAAACGGCCATCGACCAGCCGCGGCATGCCGGCATTCGGCATCGCCGCCAGCGGCTTGCGCACAACCGGCGCCAGACGCGCGATCACCTCCAGCATTCCCTGCGGGCCGACCGAACAGTTGGCGCCGATGACATCGACGGGCAGCTCATTGAGAAAAGCGCCGATCTCCTCGGGGGAGCGCCCGGTGAAGGTGGCGCCCTCGTCAGTAAAGGTCATCTCGGCGACAATCGGCAGATCGGTCAGCGCGCGGATCGCGTCAACCGCGGCCGACATCTCGGCCGGGTCGGAGATGGTCTCGATGATGAACAGATCGACGCCGCCTTCCAGCAGCGCGGCGGCCTGTTCGGCGAAGGCCTCCTGTGCCTGGCGCGGCGTGATCGTCCCCAGCGGCGTGAGGTTTTTGCCCAGCGGACCGATCGCGCCGGCGACAAAGACATCGGCGCCGATGATTTCGCGCGCCTCGCGGGCGATGCGCGCCCCCTCGTAATTGATGTCGCGGACGCGGCCCTCGAGGCCATGGTGCGCCAGACGCACCCGATTGCCGCCGAAGGTGTTGGTCTCGATCAGTTGCGCACCGGCGCGCAGGTAGTCTTGATGGATGCCCAGGACGATGCCGCGCTCGCTGAGATTGAGCGCATCGAATGCGCGTTCGAACGACACCCCGCGGCTGTAGAGCATCGTCCCCATGCCGCCATCGGCCAGCAGCGGCGCGTCGGCCAGACGCTGCAAGAATGGATGACGGGATCTGTCGTTGGACATCGGCTCTGCCATTGCTCAGGCCAGCCCGAGTTCCCGTTTCACTTCGCGGGTCGCCTCGACCATGACGCGCAGTTTGTCGATCGCCTCGGGCACCGTGCGTGTCTTCAGGCCGCAGTCGGGGTCGATCCAGACCTGTTCGGGATCAAAGACGGTCAGGGCGCGTTTGATCGCGTCCTTGACTTCACGCACGCTTTCAACGCGGTGCGAATGCACATCGATGACGCCGACGCTGATTTTCCTGGTGAACTTCGGCCGGCGGAAGATTTCGAGGTTGGCAAACTGTGAGTTGGCGAATTCGAGGTCGAGCACATCGACTGGCAGATCGAGGATGCGCGGGTAGATGCGGGCGAAGTCGCCGTAACAGATGTGGCTGATGGTGGTGGCGCGGATGCCGTCGGTGACAATCCCCATCGCCTCGATCGCCAAATCGATCTCGGCCGGACGGGTCGAGATGGCGGGCTCGTCGATCTGGATGTAGCGCGCCCCGGCCTCCTCCAGATCACGCACTTCCTGATGCACGATCTCGGCCAACGCCAGCACGGCGTCGCGGCGGGACGCATAGAACTCATCGAACGACCAGTCGCACATCGTGTACGGCCCGGTGAGCATCCCCTTGACCGGCCGGGCGGTGAGCGACTGGGTCCAGCGATAGAAGTCGACGGTCATGGCATGGGGACGCGCCAGGCGTTCCTGAATGATGGGCTTGCGATAGTAGCGGTTGCCGTACGAACGGACCAACCCCGAAACGCCATAGCCGTCCAACTGCTCAGCGAAAAACGTGGTCATGTCGCCGCGTTCCATTTCGCCGTGGACCAGGATGTCGACGCCGAGATCCTCCTGAATTCTGATCCACTCGCGGGTGGCCTGTTCTTCGAGGGGGCGCAGCGATTCGGGCGACGCCTCCCCCTTGCTGACGGCGTTGCGGGCCCGGACAAGGTAGTCGGGCTTGGGGAATGATCCGACACTGGTGGTCTCAAGCATCAGTTGGCTCGCTTTGGCTGGGGGGGTCAGGGCCGCTCAGACGGTTTCTTCGATGCGCGCGGGCGCAAACTGCGCGACCGCCTCGCCGATTAGGCGCATCTTGGCGATGGCGTTTTTGTAAGGCAGAAACTCCAGCGCCGCCGACGGAGTGATCCAGCAGACCGGCCAGTGGGCGGCGCCGGCGTCGGCGAGCGTGTCCAATCGTTGCTGCAGCCAGTCAGGGCTTTCCATCCGGGTGGAGCGCGCATCAACAAGCCCGAAGGCACGTCCGAGCGTGCGCGGCCCGCGCTGGAGAATGTCGAAGTTCTCCGGGGCGGTCACGCAATCGGCGCCGAGGGCCTGGGCGTTGATGTCCCAGATGCGTTCGGCCACCGGCGCCAGTGAACCGAAGTAGGTGAAGACGAATGTTTTGACGCCCACGCCGCTGATGGCGGCGTTGATGGCATCGACGGCGACGCCGGCATCCTCGGGGTGGACCGAAAGAAACGGTTCATCCAGTTGCACCCAATCCGCGCCGGCGGCGGCCAGCGCCTCGAGTTCGCCGCGCACCAGACGGGCGCAGTCGTCGTAGAGCGCCTTGCGTCCGCCGTAATTCTCATCGATGCAAAAACGCGCCAGCGAATACGGCCCGCAGACCGACGGCATCACCGGATGGTCGCTCAGACGGCGCAGGAGACGAAAGTCATCGATGACCGCCGAGCGCACAAACCGCACCGGACCGGAAATCGTCGGGCGGCGGTAGTAGACATTGTTGTCGAAGAAACGGATCAGTCCGCCGATGGCGAAGCCGTCATGCGCGGCGGCAAACGGCGTCACCGGATCATCCCAGCGGATGCGGCCATCGGTGACGCGCCCGAAACCGCAGGCGATCTGGTCGTCGACGACCCCTTTGATGGTACGCTCCACCACCTGCTCGAACTCAGCCGGCGTGATCGCGCCCTTGTCGAGGCGATTGCGCGCCAGACGCAGGTTGAATTCGGCGCCGGCGCGTCGCCGGTCATCGAAAATCTTCGGCTGGTTGCCCACCAGCAGCGGCGCAAAGAGACGTTCGCTCACGTTGCTCCTTTCGGCAATCGAACAGCCGGCGGCGACCCGTAGTCCGCCGCCATCAGGACAAGTCCTGGCGATTATACGTCGAAACGGTCGATCCGGGAACGATAGATTCGCAGGCGTTCGCGCAGATCGGACATCGCCCCGGCGCCGAAGGCGGTCAGATAGGCATCGGCCAGCGTCAGGGCCGCCATCGCCTCGCAGACGATCGCCGCCGCCGGCACCGAGCAGATGTCGGAGCGCTCGACGAAGGCGGCGGCGGCCTTCTTGGTATGAATGTCGACCGAGGCCAATGGCTTATTGAGCGTGGAGATCGGCTTGGCATAGGCGCGCAGGACGATCGGGGCGCCGTTGGACAGCCCCCCCTCCAGCCCGCCGGCGCGGTTGGTGGCTCGGTAAAAGCCGGAGGCCAGCGGCGCGCGGGAGGGATCATAGTGGATCTCGTCATGCACGGTCGATCCGCGTCGGGCCGCCTGCGCGACACCATCGCCGATCTCCACCGCCTTGATCGAGTGCACTGACATCAACGCCTGCGCGAATTGGCCATCGAGTTTGGTGGTCCACTGCGTGTGATCGCCCAGCCCCGGCGCCACGCCTTCGATGACAACCTCGATCACGCCGCCGAGCGTGTCGGCGGAGGCAGCCGCCTGACGGATGTCGTCGTACATCGCCGCCGAAACCGCGGGGTCGATACAACGCACTTCCGAATCGGCGGCGCGTGCACGGATCTCGGCCACCGTCAGGGTCGTCGGCGGCAGCGCCACCCCGCCAATCCTCACGACATGGCAGGCGGTCTCCACGCCGAACTCGGACAGCAGCATCTTGGCGAAGGCGCCGGCGGCCACGCGGACGGCCGTTTCGCGGGCGGAGGCGCGTTCGAGGACATTGCGCAGATCGGCCCAATGGTGCTTCTGCGCTCCGGCGAGATCGGCATGCCCCGGGCGCGGCACGGTGCGCGGACGGGACAGTTCCGCCTCGCGCTCGCCGGCGGGCGCCGGACGCTCCTCGGTCACCGCCATCGCCGACTGCCAGTTGGCCCAATCCTTGTTTTCGATGCGGAAGGCGATCGGGGAGCCGAGCGTCACCCCATGACGGACCCCGGCGGTGATCTCGCAACGGTCCTGCTCGATCTTCATCCGTCCGCCGCGTCCGAATCCCTTCTGCCGTTCGGCCAGATCGCGGGCCAGACGGTCGAAATCGACACGCAAGCCGGAGGGCATGCCTTCGAGGATGCCGGTCAACTGGGGGCCGTGGGATTCACCGGCGCTGCGAAAGGTGAGCATCGTCATCGGTTTACTTGTTGTCGGCCGCCGGCGGCAGTTTCACCAGCGCCCGTGTGCCGCGCTCGCGTCCGGGGACCGGCGAGAGCAGATCGATGGTGCCGTCATGATCCTGCACAATCCGGTGCGTGATCGCCAACCCCAATCCGGTGCCGCCGGCGCGGGTGGTGAACCAGGGTTCAAAGACGCGCGCCAGCGCCTCGGGCGCAATACCCGAACCGGTGTCATCGATCGTCAGACGGACCTGGCCGTCGACCCGTTCAACCGCGACTTCAATCGTGCCGCCGGCCGGCGTGGCGGCCAGGGCATTGCGCAACAGGTTCCAGACCGCCTTGCGCAGTTCGTCGGCCACACCGTCAACCTTGCAGCCGTCGGCCAACGACACTTTGAGCGCGACGGGAACCTTGTCGGCCTCCAAACGCGCCATCTGCGTGATCTCGCCGGTCAATTCGCCGAGGTCAACGGTCTTGCGCGGCTGGCTGGAGGGCCGTGCCAATGAAAGGAAGTCCTCGACGATGGTGTTCAACCGCTTGGATTCATTCCAGATCGTGTCGGCGAAGGAGGCATTCTGCGAGCCGGAAAGCTCAAGCTTCAACTGTTGCGAGGCCAGCGCGATCGCGTTTAACGGATTGCGTATCTCATGGGCGACTCCGGCGGCCAACTGACCCATGGCGGAGAGACGCTCGGCGCGGCGCACCTGCAAGGCCATTGCCCGCGCATCGGTCTCGTCGCGCACCACCGCCACCGCGCCGACACGGTTCCCCTGGCTGGTAACCAGCGCGGTCGCCGAGTAGACGAACGTTCGTTCGCCGCGCGCGGTGCGGCATCGCACTTCCCGATCACGCAGGGGACGCGCCGAAGCCATCGCCTCGTCCAGACCAAAGGAGGCGGGCAGGACAGCGTCGAACCGCTGCCCGCGGATGTTGGCGATGGCCACACCGAACCAACGCTCGCCGGTCGGGTTGAGGATCGTCAGGCGTCCCTCCCCGTCGACAGCGATCACCGCCTGATCGATGGCGTCGAGAACCCGTCCGGTCAGCGTCTCCACTTCCCGATACGATTGCCCCAGCGCCCGCAACGACCGTCGCACGACCACAAAGGCGCTGACGGCGGTTGAAAAGAGAATCAACAGGAGCGCGGTGAGACCAAATTGCAGGGTCAGCCGGTCGACGGCATTGTCGACCGCGGTCAGACTCAGGCCGACACGGAACATCCCGGAGGGCAGGTCGGTGGAGAGAAACGGGGCGGCGGCCTCGACCACCGGGGTGCCTTCAAAGATGATTTCGCGGGTGGAGGGAGCGTCGTTCTCCAGCACCGTGACCAGAAAACTGTCGGCGGCCAACTTCAACAGTGGCTTTAAAGGACGCGAGGCAAAGACAATCCCATCAGGGGCTTGCAGGACGATGTAATTGATGCCTGACTGCCGCCCGATCTCCTGAATCAGCTCACCGACTCCGGAAATCGAGGCGGCGCTGCCGGGACGCGGCAGGTTCCAGAGCGCCGCCGCACCGCCACGAGAGAGGAATCCGATCCCATGCCAGCGGATCTGCTCGAGACTGTCGCGCAGCTGCAGCGACACGGTTTCATCGGTCTGCATCCAGGCATCGGGTTGCAGGGAGGCATCGGCGGCGATCAGATGCGACAGTTCCGCCGGGGCGGCAATGACCTTCCCCCCTTCCCAGACACTGATGCCATCGACATCGAGGGTGGCCGCCAGCGAGGCCAGCGTGCGCGTGTCGATGCGCGACGGGGCCAATTGCTCCAAGAGCGTGCGGGCCCGTTCGGCCTGGGTCTCGCGCTCAAGCCGTTCGACCAGTGTCCCGGTGGCCAGAGAGTATTGCGAGGCGAGGATCAGCGACTGCAGAAGCGCCAGCGACTGGCGTTCGGTCTCGGCGACCAGGGCCTGGCGCATGCTTCGCACACCTAGGGTGGCCCAGGTCAGAAACAGAAGCGCGAGGATCAGACCGATGACCCCGATGGTGGCGACGATCGGACGGATGCGGACAGTGCGGGGCCAGGGGCGGTAGTCGGGATCGGCGGCGGGCATGGGGATCGGCTCCGCAGGGATAATACCCTCAGGCGGCAAAAGATCAACGTCCAACACAAAGTCGCAAACCCCGGCGGCAATTTGTCCGATAATAGAGGAGATGCCGGCTTCGCCGGCGCGAGATGGCCGCAGACGGCCCAACCGGGAGCGCTGACCGTTGTCTGACACCTTTGCGTCGTACTCGCCTTCGCTGGAAGAGCTGCACCGGGACCGCGAGCGCTCCACCAACGCGGCCTGGCTTTTGGCCACGATGGTCTTCATCGTCGGACTGCTTTTGTATGTCGCGACGATGTGCCGCACAGTGTTCTGGTGGGACACCGGCGAACTGGCCGCCAATGCCCACGTGCTCGGCATTCCGCACCGTCCGGGGTTTCCGCTGTATGTGCTGATCGGACGGGTCTTCTCGCTCTCGCCGTTCGGGGACATCTTCTATCGTGTCAATTTCCTCTCGGCGTTGTCGGCGGCGATCGGGCTGGGATTTTTGGCCTACGTCTGGCATTCGCTCTTTGTCCATTGGTGGCGCAAGGCCGCCTGGTGGGAGATTGTCCTGCCGATCGCGGTGGCATTGACCACAATTGCCGGGACCTACACGCTGTGGATGCAGGCGGCGCGTGCCGAGGTCTATGCGCCGACCCTCCTGGCAGTCTGCCTGATGCTGGCGCTGGCGGCGGGCGCCGACCGTGCCGCGCGCCGTGGCGACCCACAACTGTCCCGCTGGGTGCTGGCGGCGGGACTGGTGGCCGGATTGGGGCTGGGGTTGCACAACGCCACCTTCGCCTCCACCCTGCCGGCGTTCGCGATCTTTTTCGCGCTGCTGATGCGCCGTGCCCAGACCGGCCTTTGGCTTTGGGCGGGCGCGCTGCTCATGTTCCTTATCGGGCTTTCGGTCTACCTGTATCTGCCGATCCGTGCCGTCGCCAATCCGCCGCTCAACTGGGGCTGGGCCGCCAGCGCGCCGTCGCCGGGATGGGGCGGGGTTGTCGGCATCGATGCCCTCGATGACGTCATCGCCACACGGGCCGGAACGTTCTTCTCCCACGCGCTAAAATCCTTCGCGCTGCTGTTGGATGAGTTGCAGTGGGGAATCGCAGTCCTCACCGCCGCCGGGATTGTGGGCCTGTGGCGCAAATCGCGCCGCTGGACGATTCTGGCGCTGCTCATCATTGTTGGCAATGTCACGGTCACGGCGCTGCTGGTGAGCGATTTCAATGAGACCAATCCCGATATTCACGGCTATCTGCTGGCGGCGCTGGCGATGGTCGGCTTTCTGGTGGCGGCCGGAATCGCGTCATTGATCGTGGCGTTCAGTTATCTGCATCTGCCGATGCCGACCCGCGGGTTGCGTGTGGCGGTGGCCACCGCGGCGCTGGGCTCGCTGGCGCTGCTGGGCGCCGCGCCGCTGGTGATCAACGCGCCCTACTGCAATCTGGTGGACCACCGTCTGGCCTACGACTACGGCACCGAAGCCACCGCCGATCTGCAACCGAACGCGACGGTGTTTGTCTCCGACGCCAACATCGACTTTGTCCTGCGCGGATTGCAGTACTGCGACCAGTGGCGCCCCGATGTCCGGGTCATCAACCGTGACCTGCTGCCGGCGGCCTGGTATCGCGACTGGGTCTTTCGTCAGTTTCCCGATCTGGCGGCCATCGCGATCCCGGCCGACACGACGCGACTCTATGTCGACCGCTGGGCGATTCAATTGGCGCAGGCCGGCGCGCCGGTGTATTGGGAGTTCACCGAAACATCGATGCGCCTGATTTATCACCTCATCCCGGCCGGCCACTTCTTCCGTGTCTCCCCCGACTCGGTGCCGCAGGTCGACGCGCGGATGATCCGTCAACAGGAGGATTTTGAACGCCAGTCGCGTTTCTTCAACGCCACCGAGGCGATCCGCCGCGACTTCGACGCGCAGCGGGTCTATGTCGCCGGCTTGTATCGCGCCGGCATCTTCTATGACACCCGCGGGCATTATGATCGCGCCCGCGAGTTGTTCCAACGGGCGTTGACGATCCACTCCGACGCCGGCGAGCGCAAGCGGCGCGGGCGTTCCTCCGGGCAGGGACTGAGCCAATCGCCACCGCCGGACAGTGTCGCCACGGATCCGGCGGCGCTTGACCGGATGTCAAAGTCCCAATAAACTGGCCAACCTTTGCGTTCTCCGGATGTGTAAGTGGTACAATGAGACCGATGCGCCAACCCGATGGATCCCGAGCACTGGGTCTGCTGCTGGGCCTGACGTGCTGGCTGTGCGCGCCGGCGCCGGCCGCGGCGCAATCGTCGCTGCCGGCCGAGACCGCGTATGTGGTCACCGTGCAGACCGACCGTACCGACTCCCTCCACTGGGAAGTGCTGGTCAGCCTGGACAACCCCGGACCGGTCGCGGCGTTGACATTGCCGCTGCGCTGGGGACAGGGACGGCCGGACTACCGGATTGACTCGGCCAACTACTTTGGGCTGCGCACGGAGTACTTCGCCCTGAAGACCTTCCGTGTTGATTCCACGGCGCAAACCGTCTTGATCGGGTTGATTTCCGATCTGGGCGGGAATCGGCCGCCGCTGGCGCCCGGATCGGGAGGCATTGCGCGTTTGTTCTTCACCGCACGGGCCGGCCAACTCAGCGATCCCCTGCTTCCCGACACCACTTTCATCCGTCCACACAACACGCTGCAACTGGTGACGCCCGATGTCCGGGCCATCCACCCGCGCTTTGTGCAGATCGGCCTTCCGATCAATTGAGCGTCAGGGCGCCGGCGGCGCGGTGTAGTCGGACTTGCCGCCGGTCTTTTCGATCAGTCGGATCGGACCCAGCACCATCCCCTTGTCGATCGCTTTGAGCATGTCGTAGATCACCAGCAGCGCGACGCTGCAGGCGGTCAGGGCCTCCATCTCGACGCCGGTGCGTTCGTCGGCTGAGACCGAAACGGCGACGCGGATGACGGCCTCGCCCGGGACATGGGTGATGTCGATGTCGACGACATTGAGCCGCAAGGGGTGGCACAGCGGGATCAGGTCGGAGGTCTTCTTGGCGGCGGCGATGCCGGCCAGCCGCGCCGCTTCGAAGGGGTTTCCCTTCGGGACAGTTCCCTGGTCAAGCGCGGCGGCGGCGGCGGGGCCGATGCGCAGCTCCCCTTCGGCGCGCGCGGTGCGGCGGCTTGGCGACTTGCCGCCGATGTCGACCATGCGGGCGCGCCCGGCGTCATCGTAATGGCTTGGTGTCCGTTCAGACATTCTGACAATTAAGATATCACATACCGCCGGTGGGTCCAAGCGGCACAAAATGGCGGCTTGTGATGTTTCCCGAATGGCGTATCTTGCCGGTGTTGGCCCGCCGGTTGCAGGGCCGTTCTGTACGGTGGTTTGGAGCAGCGTTTTTCGTACTTCCCGGCTCCCCACGCCACATTTCACGCGGTTGTGTCGATAACAATTAAGTAGGGATGGGAGAGAGGCATGCGCAGTGTACGCGTAGGATTGTTGGTTGTGGCCATGCTGGCGGCGCTGGCCGGCACGGTGGAAACGGTGTGGGCCCTGGACGCTGCCGACATGGAATTCCTGAATAAGAAGATCGTCGCGCGCTGGAACATCACCGGCAAAGGTCAGATCGAGGCGGCGTTGGCGCGCGGGGTGGACATTCTCGAAGACCATCCGAACTACGCGGCCGGGGCGTTCACGGTCCTGGTCTCGGCGGACGAACTGGACCGGTTGCGCGCCGACGGCTACAAACTCGACGTGCTGGATCCCGACTGGTATGCGAGTTATTCCGCCAAGTCGAGCGCGACCATGGGCGGCTTCCTCACCTGGGCGGAAGCGGTGGGCGGCTTCAACTCGAAGCTCGACTCCTTTCACACCGCCTATCCGTCCATCACCACCGCGAAATTCTCAATCGGTGATTCGTATGAGGGCAATCCGCTGTGGGCGATCAAGATTTCCGACAACCCCGACGTCGATGAGAGTGAGCCGGAGATCCTGTTTACCGCCGTGCACCATGCGCGCGAGCCGATCGGCATGGAAGTGGTCCTGCACACGATCCGCA
This sequence is a window from bacterium. Protein-coding genes within it:
- a CDS encoding homocysteine S-methyltransferase family protein codes for the protein MSNDRSRHPFLQRLADAPLLADGGMGTMLYSRGVSFERAFDALNLSERGIVLGIHQDYLRAGAQLIETNTFGGNRVRLAHHGLEGRVRDINYEGARIAREAREIIGADVFVAGAIGPLGKNLTPLGTITPRQAQEAFAEQAAALLEGGVDLFIIETISDPAEMSAAVDAIRALTDLPIVAEMTFTDEGATFTGRSPEEIGAFLNELPVDVIGANCSVGPQGMLEVIARLAPVVRKPLAAMPNAGMPRLVDGRFVYPSHPAYFAGIAGAFLAQGVRLIGGCCGTTPDHIAAMRDVLAGWRPAAAGPKSVTFVSTPPAERSAAGATARSKSRFASDLGRRFQVSVELDPPKGTNPAKIIDGARLCRAAGADAVNIGDSPMAR
- a CDS encoding methionine synthase, with amino-acid sequence MLETTSVGSFPKPDYLVRARNAVSKGEASPESLRPLEEQATREWIRIQEDLGVDILVHGEMERGDMTTFFAEQLDGYGVSGLVRSYGNRYYRKPIIQERLARPHAMTVDFYRWTQSLTARPVKGMLTGPYTMCDWSFDEFYASRRDAVLALAEIVHQEVRDLEEAGARYIQIDEPAISTRPAEIDLAIEAMGIVTDGIRATTISHICYGDFARIYPRILDLPVDVLDLEFANSQFANLEIFRRPKFTRKISVGVIDVHSHRVESVREVKDAIKRALTVFDPEQVWIDPDCGLKTRTVPEAIDKLRVMVEATREVKRELGLA
- the aroC gene encoding chorismate synthase, producing the protein MTMLTFRSAGESHGPQLTGILEGMPSGLRVDFDRLARDLAERQKGFGRGGRMKIEQDRCEITAGVRHGVTLGSPIAFRIENKDWANWQSAMAVTEERPAPAGEREAELSRPRTVPRPGHADLAGAQKHHWADLRNVLERASARETAVRVAAGAFAKMLLSEFGVETACHVVRIGGVALPPTTLTVAEIRARAADSEVRCIDPAVSAAMYDDIRQAAASADTLGGVIEVVIEGVAPGLGDHTQWTTKLDGQFAQALMSVHSIKAVEIGDGVAQAARRGSTVHDEIHYDPSRAPLASGFYRATNRAGGLEGGLSNGAPIVLRAYAKPISTLNKPLASVDIHTKKAAAAFVERSDICSVPAAAIVCEAMAALTLADAYLTAFGAGAMSDLRERLRIYRSRIDRFDV
- a CDS encoding ATP-binding protein, whose product is MPAADPDYRPWPRTVRIRPIVATIGVIGLILALLFLTWATLGVRSMRQALVAETERQSLALLQSLILASQYSLATGTLVERLERETQAERARTLLEQLAPSRIDTRTLASLAATLDVDGISVWEGGKVIAAPAELSHLIAADASLQPDAWMQTDETVSLQLRDSLEQIRWHGIGFLSRGGAAALWNLPRPGSAASISGVGELIQEIGRQSGINYIVLQAPDGIVFASRPLKPLLKLAADSFLVTVLENDAPSTREIIFEGTPVVEAAAPFLSTDLPSGMFRVGLSLTAVDNAVDRLTLQFGLTALLLILFSTAVSAFVVVRRSLRALGQSYREVETLTGRVLDAIDQAVIAVDGEGRLTILNPTGERWFGVAIANIRGQRFDAVLPASFGLDEAMASARPLRDREVRCRTARGERTFVYSATALVTSQGNRVGAVAVVRDETDARAMALQVRRAERLSAMGQLAAGVAHEIRNPLNAIALASQQLKLELSGSQNASFADTIWNESKRLNTIVEDFLSLARPSSQPRKTVDLGELTGEITQMARLEADKVPVALKVSLADGCKVDGVADELRKAVWNLLRNALAATPAGGTIEVAVERVDGQVRLTIDDTGSGIAPEALARVFEPWFTTRAGGTGLGLAITHRIVQDHDGTIDLLSPVPGRERGTRALVKLPPAADNK
- a CDS encoding DUF2723 domain-containing protein; amino-acid sequence: MSDTFASYSPSLEELHRDRERSTNAAWLLATMVFIVGLLLYVATMCRTVFWWDTGELAANAHVLGIPHRPGFPLYVLIGRVFSLSPFGDIFYRVNFLSALSAAIGLGFLAYVWHSLFVHWWRKAAWWEIVLPIAVALTTIAGTYTLWMQAARAEVYAPTLLAVCLMLALAAGADRAARRGDPQLSRWVLAAGLVAGLGLGLHNATFASTLPAFAIFFALLMRRAQTGLWLWAGALLMFLIGLSVYLYLPIRAVANPPLNWGWAASAPSPGWGGVVGIDALDDVIATRAGTFFSHALKSFALLLDELQWGIAVLTAAGIVGLWRKSRRWTILALLIIVGNVTVTALLVSDFNETNPDIHGYLLAALAMVGFLVAAGIASLIVAFSYLHLPMPTRGLRVAVATAALGSLALLGAAPLVINAPYCNLVDHRLAYDYGTEATADLQPNATVFVSDANIDFVLRGLQYCDQWRPDVRVINRDLLPAAWYRDWVFRQFPDLAAIAIPADTTRLYVDRWAIQLAQAGAPVYWEFTETSMRLIYHLIPAGHFFRVSPDSVPQVDARMIRQQEDFERQSRFFNATEAIRRDFDAQRVYVAGLYRAGIFYDTRGHYDRARELFQRALTIHSDAGERKRRGRSSGQGLSQSPPPDSVATDPAALDRMSKSQ
- the moaC gene encoding cyclic pyranopterin monophosphate synthase MoaC, with the protein product MSERTPSHYDDAGRARMVDIGGKSPSRRTARAEGELRIGPAAAAALDQGTVPKGNPFEAARLAGIAAAKKTSDLIPLCHPLRLNVVDIDITHVPGEAVIRVAVSVSADERTGVEMEALTACSVALLVIYDMLKAIDKGMVLGPIRLIEKTGGKSDYTAPPAP